One Faecalicatena sp. Marseille-Q4148 DNA window includes the following coding sequences:
- the proC gene encoding pyrroline-5-carboxylate reductase, giving the protein MKLGFIGCGNMAGAIMGGIVKNGMIKASEIIGSDLSPVGRQKVEAAYGIVTTENNKEVVEKADVVVLAVKPQFYEAVITEVKDLVREDQLMITIAPGKTLAWLEEKFGKKVKLVRTMPNTPAMVLEGMTAACVNEAVTKEEQEYAYEILNCFGKTEFVPERLIDAVVAVSGSAPAYVFMMIEAMADAAVSEGMPRPQAYKFAAQAVLGSAKMVLELGKHPGELKDMVCSPAGTTIEAVRVLEERGFRSALIEAMKACADVSRNL; this is encoded by the coding sequence ATGAAATTAGGATTTATTGGATGTGGAAATATGGCCGGCGCGATTATGGGTGGTATCGTGAAAAATGGAATGATCAAAGCTTCAGAGATCATCGGTTCAGATTTATCACCTGTCGGAAGACAGAAAGTGGAAGCGGCATACGGCATTGTCACAACAGAGAATAACAAAGAAGTGGTAGAAAAAGCAGATGTTGTAGTGCTTGCGGTAAAACCACAGTTTTATGAAGCAGTAATTACAGAGGTAAAAGATCTGGTGCGGGAAGATCAACTGATGATTACCATTGCTCCGGGCAAGACACTTGCATGGCTGGAAGAAAAATTTGGCAAGAAAGTAAAGCTTGTCCGTACAATGCCAAACACACCTGCAATGGTGCTGGAAGGTATGACAGCTGCGTGTGTGAATGAGGCTGTTACGAAAGAAGAACAGGAATATGCATATGAGATTTTAAACTGTTTTGGAAAGACAGAATTTGTTCCGGAACGTCTGATTGATGCAGTTGTGGCAGTCAGCGGAAGCGCACCGGCTTATGTGTTTATGATGATTGAGGCAATGGCAGATGCAGCAGTGAGTGAAGGAATGCCGAGACCACAGGCATACAAATTCGCAGCACAGGCAGTTCTTGGAAGTGCCAAGATGGTTCTGGAACTTGGCAAGCATCCGGGAGAATTAAAAGATATGGTATGTTCACCGGCAGGAACGACAATCGAGGCTGTTCGCGTATTGGAAGAAAGAGGATTTAGAAGCGCGCTGATCGAAGCAATGAAGGCATGCGCTGATGTTTCCAGAAACCTGTAG
- a CDS encoding TetR/AcrR family transcriptional regulator produces MAGRVKAKIVEAAWELFHEKGYDNTTIDDIIKRSGTSKGSFYYHFDSKDAFLGTLSEILDEKYLELSQEIEDDMNNFDKLIYLDAKMHEALENMVNADLLASLYSTQLVSKTGQNLLDQNRIYYRLIGRIVEEGQKRGEIVENKSVSEIVKYYAMCERALVTEWCLSKGSYSLAEYSKKYFPIMMEEFRRKE; encoded by the coding sequence ATGGCCGGAAGAGTAAAAGCAAAGATTGTTGAGGCGGCGTGGGAGCTGTTTCATGAAAAAGGATATGACAACACAACGATAGATGATATTATAAAGCGTTCCGGTACATCGAAAGGTTCCTTTTATTATCATTTTGACAGTAAGGATGCATTTCTCGGAACTCTGTCTGAGATTCTTGATGAGAAATATCTGGAACTCTCTCAGGAGATTGAGGACGACATGAATAACTTTGACAAGCTTATTTATCTCGATGCAAAGATGCATGAGGCGCTGGAGAATATGGTCAACGCCGATTTACTGGCATCGCTTTATTCAACTCAGCTTGTATCCAAGACTGGACAGAACCTTTTGGATCAGAATCGAATCTATTACCGTTTAATCGGGCGGATTGTAGAAGAAGGACAAAAACGGGGAGAGATTGTGGAGAACAAGTCGGTCAGTGAGATTGTCAAATACTATGCGATGTGCGAGCGGGCGCTTGTAACGGAATGGTGCCTGAGTAAAGGCAGTTATTCACTTGCAGAGTACAGTAAGAAATACTTCCCGATTATGATGGAAGAGTTTCGCAGGAAGGAGTAG
- a CDS encoding dihydrodipicolinate synthase family protein, translated as MANLEKYKGVIPAFYACYDEEGNISPERVRALTEYHIKKGVKGVYVNGSSGECIYQSVEDRKITLENVMAVAKGKLTVIAHVACNNTKDSVELAKHAESLGVDAIAAIPPIYFRLPEYAIAKYWNDMSAAAPNTDFVIYNIPQLAGVALTQNLFAEMRKNPRVIGVKNSSMPVQDIQMFKAAAGNDYIIFNGPDEQFISGRVIGAEGGIGGTYGVMPELFLKMDELVKANKLEEAREVQYAANEVIYKMCSAHGNMYGVIKEILRINENLDLGGVREPLPQLIESDFEIAKEAAKMVKEAVAKYC; from the coding sequence ATGGCAAACTTAGAAAAGTACAAAGGCGTGATTCCGGCATTTTATGCATGTTACGATGAAGAAGGAAACATTAGCCCGGAGAGAGTCAGAGCGCTGACAGAGTATCACATCAAAAAAGGTGTAAAAGGTGTTTATGTAAATGGTTCTTCAGGTGAATGTATTTACCAGAGCGTAGAAGACCGCAAGATTACTCTGGAAAATGTTATGGCAGTTGCGAAAGGAAAACTGACGGTGATCGCACACGTTGCATGTAACAATACAAAAGACAGCGTTGAGCTTGCAAAACATGCTGAGAGTTTAGGCGTTGATGCGATTGCAGCGATTCCACCAATTTATTTCAGACTTCCGGAATATGCAATTGCAAAATACTGGAATGATATGAGCGCGGCTGCACCGAACACAGATTTTGTCATTTACAATATTCCGCAGCTTGCAGGTGTGGCTTTAACACAGAATCTGTTTGCAGAAATGCGTAAAAATCCAAGAGTCATTGGCGTAAAGAATTCTTCTATGCCGGTTCAGGATATTCAGATGTTTAAGGCGGCAGCCGGAAACGATTATATCATTTTCAATGGTCCGGACGAGCAGTTTATCAGCGGACGTGTCATTGGAGCAGAAGGCGGAATTGGCGGAACATACGGTGTAATGCCGGAACTCTTCCTGAAAATGGACGAACTTGTGAAAGCAAACAAACTGGAAGAAGCCCGCGAAGTACAGTATGCAGCAAATGAAGTGATTTACAAAATGTGTTCTGCTCACGGAAATATGTATGGAGTAATCAAAGAGATTCTTCGTATCAATGAAAATCTGGATCTTGGGGGAGTTCGTGAACCGCTTCCACAGTTGATCGAGTCAGATTTCGAGATTGCAAAAGAAGCAGCAAAAATGGTGAAAGAAGCAGTTGCAAAGTACTGCTAA
- a CDS encoding peptidylprolyl isomerase, with protein sequence MTNPIVTITMENGDSIKVELYPEIAPNTVRNFISLANKGFYDGLIFHRVIRGFMIQGGCPQGTGTGGPGYNIKGEFAQNGFQNNLSHDPGVISMARAMHPDSAGSQFFIMHEKSPHLDGAYAAFGKVTEGMDIVNKIAETATDFRDRPLEPQKMKSVTVETFGETYEEPEQA encoded by the coding sequence ATGACAAATCCGATCGTTACAATTACAATGGAAAATGGCGACAGCATTAAAGTAGAATTATATCCGGAGATTGCTCCGAACACGGTGAGAAATTTTATTTCACTGGCAAATAAAGGATTTTATGACGGACTGATCTTCCACCGGGTGATCAGAGGCTTTATGATCCAGGGCGGATGCCCGCAGGGAACAGGTACAGGCGGACCTGGATACAATATTAAAGGAGAATTTGCACAGAACGGATTCCAGAATAATCTTTCCCATGATCCGGGCGTGATTTCAATGGCAAGGGCAATGCATCCGGATTCAGCAGGAAGCCAGTTCTTTATTATGCATGAGAAATCTCCGCATCTCGATGGAGCTTATGCGGCATTTGGAAAAGTGACAGAAGGTATGGACATTGTGAATAAGATTGCTGAGACTGCAACAGACTTCCGTGACCGTCCACTGGAACCACAGAAGATGAAATCCGTAACAGTAGAGACCTTTGGCGAGACATATGAGGAGCCGGAACAGGCATAA
- a CDS encoding sodium:solute symporter translates to MQGFTTIDLIILVVYLAAVLFAGLHFSKKEMQGKEFFKGDGTIPWWVTSVSIFATLLSPISFLSLAGNSYAGTWIMWFAQLGMLVAIPITIKFFLPIYSKLDIDTAYHYLEIRFNSKGLRVLGAVMFIVYQIGRMSIIMYLPSMVLAQLTGINVNILIIVMGVIAIIYSYTGGLKSVLWTDFIQGSVLLVGVTFALFYLAGGIDGGFGAIFRSMGEGKFLAPNEPIFDINILKTSVFLLIVGAGFNTLSSYISSQDIVQRFTTTTDTKKLNKMMLTNGALSIFIATAFYLIGTGLHVFYQTQGNPLPPAAQQDQIFASYIAFELPVGITGLLLAAIYAAAQSTLSTGLNSVATSWTLDIQERLSKKELSFKTQTRIAQFVSLGVGIFAIAVSIILANGNIKSAYEWFNGFMGLVLGILGGTFILGAFTKVANAFGAYVAFIVASAAMIYIKYMVPAENVSIWSYSIISIAISLVVGVPASILYRKVKGDNEKPKANTTIYHS, encoded by the coding sequence GTGCAGGGATTTACAACAATTGATTTAATTATTTTAGTCGTTTATCTGGCGGCAGTTCTGTTTGCCGGATTACATTTCTCAAAGAAAGAAATGCAGGGAAAGGAATTCTTTAAAGGTGACGGAACAATTCCGTGGTGGGTGACTTCGGTATCTATTTTTGCTACATTATTAAGTCCGATTTCCTTCTTGTCGTTAGCAGGAAACTCTTATGCAGGTACATGGATCATGTGGTTTGCACAGCTTGGTATGCTTGTGGCAATCCCGATTACCATTAAGTTCTTCCTTCCGATTTACAGTAAATTAGATATTGATACGGCATATCATTATCTTGAGATCCGCTTTAACAGCAAAGGACTTCGCGTGCTTGGCGCAGTCATGTTTATCGTATATCAGATTGGACGTATGTCAATTATTATGTACCTTCCGTCTATGGTATTGGCACAGCTCACAGGAATTAATGTCAATATTTTAATTATTGTTATGGGTGTGATCGCAATCATCTATTCCTATACCGGCGGTCTGAAATCCGTACTTTGGACAGACTTCATCCAGGGGTCCGTACTTCTTGTCGGTGTTACGTTCGCACTGTTCTATCTGGCAGGAGGAATTGACGGAGGTTTTGGTGCGATTTTCCGTTCTATGGGAGAAGGGAAGTTCCTTGCTCCGAATGAACCGATTTTTGATATTAATATTTTAAAAACAAGTGTATTTCTTCTGATTGTTGGTGCAGGATTCAACACATTATCTTCTTACATTTCCAGTCAGGATATCGTACAGAGATTTACAACAACAACAGATACGAAAAAGCTGAATAAAATGATGCTGACAAACGGTGCGCTTTCTATTTTTATCGCAACAGCATTCTACCTGATTGGAACAGGACTTCATGTGTTCTATCAGACACAGGGGAATCCGCTTCCGCCGGCAGCACAGCAGGATCAGATTTTTGCATCTTACATTGCGTTTGAACTTCCGGTAGGAATTACAGGACTGCTTCTGGCAGCAATCTATGCTGCAGCACAGTCTACACTTTCCACAGGTCTGAACTCAGTTGCAACAAGCTGGACACTGGATATTCAGGAGCGTCTTTCTAAGAAAGAGTTAAGCTTTAAGACACAGACAAGAATCGCCCAGTTCGTATCGCTTGGCGTTGGTATTTTTGCAATCGCGGTATCAATTATTCTTGCAAACGGAAACATTAAATCTGCATATGAATGGTTTAACGGTTTTATGGGACTGGTACTTGGTATTTTAGGAGGAACCTTCATCCTCGGAGCATTTACGAAAGTAGCGAATGCATTTGGCGCTTATGTGGCATTTATCGTAGCATCTGCAGCAATGATCTACATCAAATATATGGTACCGGCAGAAAATGTGTCTATCTGGTCTTATTCTATTATCTCAATTGCAATTTCACTTGTAGTAGGAGTACCTGCAAGTATTCTCTACAGAAAAGTGAAGGGAGATAATGAAAAACCGAAAGCAAATACAACGATTTATCATTCATAG
- a CDS encoding energy-coupling factor transporter ATPase, whose amino-acid sequence MRLVIRTKKLVYEYEKRDEEGNVIGTHRAIDEVDLDVCPGQFIAILGHNGSGKSTLAKHMNAILIPTEGTMWVDGKNTSDPEELWNVRQTAGMVFQNPDNQIIGTVVEEDVGFGPENLGVPAEEIWQRVEKSLSAVGMIEYRHHSPNKLSGGQKQRVAIAGVVAMKPKCIVLDEPTAMLDPNGRKEVLRTVKELRKQEHITVILITHYMEEVIDADQVIVMDQGHVVMQGTPREIFSQIDLLKKYRLDVPQVTMLAHELRKRGLPVPEGVLRKEELVEILCQLR is encoded by the coding sequence ATGAGACTGGTGATTCGCACAAAAAAACTTGTATATGAGTATGAAAAACGAGATGAAGAGGGCAATGTCATTGGAACCCACCGGGCTATCGATGAAGTGGATCTGGATGTTTGCCCGGGGCAGTTTATTGCAATCTTAGGGCATAATGGTTCTGGTAAATCTACGTTGGCAAAGCATATGAATGCGATCCTGATTCCGACAGAAGGAACGATGTGGGTAGATGGAAAGAATACGTCTGATCCGGAGGAACTCTGGAATGTGAGACAAACAGCCGGAATGGTGTTCCAAAATCCGGACAACCAGATTATCGGAACCGTGGTGGAAGAAGATGTGGGGTTTGGACCGGAGAACCTTGGAGTTCCAGCGGAAGAAATCTGGCAGCGTGTAGAAAAAAGTCTTTCTGCCGTTGGTATGATTGAATACCGTCACCATTCACCGAATAAATTATCCGGCGGACAAAAGCAAAGAGTAGCCATTGCCGGAGTCGTTGCAATGAAACCAAAATGTATTGTGCTCGATGAACCGACGGCCATGCTTGATCCGAATGGGCGTAAAGAAGTGCTGCGAACGGTGAAGGAGCTGAGAAAGCAGGAGCATATTACAGTTATTTTGATTACTCATTATATGGAAGAAGTAATCGATGCAGATCAGGTAATCGTTATGGATCAGGGACATGTCGTTATGCAGGGAACGCCGCGGGAAATATTTTCTCAGATAGATCTTCTGAAGAAATACCGGCTGGATGTTCCGCAGGTAACGATGCTGGCCCATGAATTAAGAAAAAGAGGTCTTCCGGTACCGGAAGGAGTTTTGAGAAAAGAAGAGTTGGTGGAGATACTATGTCAATTACGTTAG
- the truA gene encoding tRNA pseudouridine(38-40) synthase TruA — MRRIRLVIAYDGTNYCGWQIQPNGITVEEVLNRTLCKMTGEAIAVIGASRTDSGVHAMGNVAVFDTESTIPPERFSYALNQRLPDDIVIVSSDEVPADWHPRYRNCEKTYEYHILNTRIPVPTKRLTNYFVSFPLDEKKMQQAAEYLKGEHDFVSFCNVRTDVEDTVRTITALDVLRDGEEITVRITGNGFLYNMVRIIVGTLIRVGRGFYEPEQVREILEAKSRKAAGVTAPPQGLMLMRIDYGEGREASEGTD, encoded by the coding sequence ATGAGACGGATTAGACTTGTCATTGCTTATGACGGGACAAACTACTGTGGCTGGCAGATCCAGCCGAATGGAATTACGGTTGAGGAAGTGCTTAATCGTACGCTCTGCAAAATGACAGGAGAAGCCATTGCGGTAATCGGGGCAAGCCGCACAGATTCCGGTGTACATGCGATGGGAAATGTGGCGGTATTTGATACAGAATCTACGATTCCGCCGGAGCGTTTTTCTTATGCATTGAACCAGCGGCTTCCGGATGATATTGTGATTGTGTCTTCCGATGAAGTTCCGGCAGACTGGCATCCGCGTTATCGGAATTGCGAAAAGACATATGAATATCATATTTTAAATACTCGGATCCCAGTGCCAACGAAGCGGCTGACAAATTATTTTGTTTCCTTTCCGCTGGACGAGAAGAAGATGCAGCAGGCAGCAGAGTATCTAAAAGGCGAGCATGACTTTGTGAGTTTTTGTAATGTACGGACAGATGTGGAAGATACGGTGCGGACGATTACCGCGTTGGATGTTCTGAGAGACGGAGAAGAGATTACCGTACGCATTACGGGAAATGGCTTTCTCTATAATATGGTTCGGATTATTGTGGGAACATTGATCCGGGTAGGACGCGGATTTTACGAGCCGGAGCAGGTAAGAGAGATTCTGGAAGCGAAAAGCCGGAAAGCAGCCGGAGTAACCGCGCCGCCTCAGGGATTGATGCTGATGCGGATTGACTATGGAGAAGGACGGGAAGCTTCCGAAGGAACGGATTAA
- a CDS encoding energy-coupling factor transporter transmembrane protein EcfT, which translates to MIRDITIGQYYPANSRVHRLDPRTKIVCTLLYLISLFLFKNMLGYVIATIFLFAVVRISKVPVKFIVKGLKPIILLLMITVVFNLFLTGTGTILWKVGFLKITDEGLRTAVFMAIRLIYLIIGASVMTLTTTPNALTDGIERLLNPLRHLHVPVHEIAMIMSIALRFIPILLEETDKIMKAQMARGADLESGNLIQRAKNMVPILVPLFVSAFRRANDLAMAMEARCYQGGDGRTKMKPLIYHKNDVAAYAITILYVAAACVVGRFVPFRIWIF; encoded by the coding sequence ATGATTCGAGATATTACAATAGGACAGTATTATCCGGCGAATAGCCGGGTACACCGCCTTGATCCGCGGACAAAGATTGTGTGTACACTTTTGTACTTGATTTCTTTATTTTTATTTAAAAACATGTTGGGGTATGTGATTGCCACTATTTTCCTGTTTGCAGTTGTACGGATCTCTAAAGTGCCGGTAAAGTTTATCGTAAAAGGGTTAAAACCTATTATTTTACTGTTGATGATTACCGTTGTTTTCAATCTGTTTTTAACGGGAACAGGGACGATTCTCTGGAAAGTCGGCTTTCTGAAGATTACGGATGAAGGGCTTCGAACGGCAGTTTTTATGGCAATTCGTCTGATTTATTTGATTATTGGGGCTTCTGTGATGACGCTGACAACGACGCCGAATGCATTGACAGACGGGATTGAGCGTCTGCTGAATCCGCTTCGCCATCTTCATGTGCCGGTGCATGAGATTGCGATGATTATGTCCATTGCCCTGCGTTTTATTCCGATATTGCTGGAAGAGACAGATAAGATTATGAAAGCTCAGATGGCAAGAGGTGCAGATCTTGAGAGCGGCAATCTGATCCAGAGAGCAAAGAATATGGTTCCGATTTTGGTTCCGCTTTTTGTTTCTGCCTTTCGCCGGGCAAATGATCTTGCAATGGCTATGGAAGCAAGATGTTATCAGGGCGGTGACGGAAGAACAAAGATGAAACCGCTCATTTATCATAAAAATGATGTAGCTGCATATGCGATTACCATTCTGTATGTGGCAGCGGCTTGTGTGGTCGGACGGTTTGTACCGTTCCGCATTTGGATTTTTTAA
- a CDS encoding ECF transporter S component, with amino-acid sequence MDTKPEANQRQKQAETACKMSRSKVRTITQIAMMGAAAVILMLFEIPLPFAPSFYEIDFSEVPVLIGCFTMGPMAGVLIELVKVLLNILISGTQTVGIGEAANFLIGCAFCVPAGLIYQRLHSRKGAVIGMTAGTVVMTVVGSLINAFVLLPAYTMLMGLSLETIIGMGTAVNPAITNITTLVLFAVVPFNLLKGVLVSIIVLLIYKKISPILKMSRS; translated from the coding sequence ATGGACACAAAGCCGGAAGCAAACCAGAGGCAAAAGCAGGCAGAGACAGCATGCAAAATGAGCAGAAGCAAGGTGCGTACGATTACCCAGATTGCCATGATGGGGGCAGCAGCAGTCATTTTGATGCTGTTTGAGATTCCGCTTCCATTTGCACCTTCATTTTATGAGATTGATTTCAGTGAAGTTCCGGTATTGATCGGATGCTTTACAATGGGACCAATGGCGGGCGTATTGATTGAGCTTGTGAAGGTATTGTTGAATATTTTAATCAGCGGAACGCAAACAGTAGGAATTGGTGAAGCAGCGAATTTCCTGATCGGCTGTGCGTTTTGTGTTCCGGCAGGACTTATTTATCAGAGACTCCATTCCCGAAAAGGCGCTGTCATTGGAATGACCGCAGGCACAGTAGTTATGACTGTTGTTGGAAGTCTGATCAATGCATTTGTACTGCTTCCGGCTTATACGATGTTAATGGGACTTTCGCTTGAAACGATTATTGGGATGGGAACAGCAGTAAATCCGGCAATCACAAATATTACAACACTTGTATTGTTTGCAGTAGTGCCATTTAATTTATTGAAAGGTGTTCTTGTTTCGATTATTGTACTTCTGATCTATAAGAAAATCAGTCCAATTTTAAAAATGAGCAGGTCTTAA
- a CDS encoding energy-coupling factor transporter ATPase → MSITLEHVNYVYSPGTAYEKQALKDVNLTIPQGQFVGIIGHTGSGKSTLIQHLNGLVKATDGKVCFQGENIYEEGYNLKQLRTRVGLVFQYPEHQLFEVDVLTDVCFGPKNQGLEKEECQKRAEEALKMVGISEKHYKDSPFDLSGGQKRRVAIAGVLAMHPDVLVLDEPTAGLDPKGRDEILDQIKKLHDELGLTVILVSHSMEDVAKYVERIIVMDKGSVMLDGAPKEVFSHYKELEQVGLAAPQVTYIMHELAKSGLAVNTAATTIEEAADEIMKLFQDRQEV, encoded by the coding sequence ATGTCAATTACGTTAGAACATGTGAATTATGTATACAGTCCGGGAACAGCTTATGAAAAGCAGGCGCTGAAAGATGTGAATCTGACGATTCCGCAGGGACAGTTTGTCGGTATCATTGGGCATACCGGATCCGGGAAGTCTACTTTGATACAGCATCTGAATGGTTTAGTAAAGGCAACAGACGGAAAAGTATGCTTTCAAGGCGAGAATATTTACGAAGAGGGCTATAATCTGAAGCAGCTGCGTACGAGGGTAGGGCTTGTGTTTCAGTATCCGGAACATCAGCTTTTCGAGGTGGATGTGCTGACAGATGTGTGCTTTGGTCCGAAGAATCAGGGATTGGAGAAAGAAGAATGTCAGAAACGGGCCGAAGAAGCTCTCAAAATGGTAGGAATCTCAGAGAAGCACTATAAGGATTCTCCGTTTGATCTGTCAGGAGGACAGAAGCGGCGTGTAGCCATTGCCGGTGTCCTGGCGATGCATCCGGACGTCCTTGTACTTGATGAGCCGACGGCAGGGCTTGATCCGAAAGGGCGGGATGAGATATTAGACCAGATTAAGAAGCTTCACGATGAATTGGGATTGACGGTCATTCTTGTGTCCCACAGTATGGAAGATGTTGCCAAATATGTGGAGCGGATTATTGTGATGGATAAGGGAAGCGTCATGCTTGACGGTGCGCCGAAAGAAGTGTTTTCACATTATAAAGAACTGGAGCAGGTAGGACTCGCAGCCCCGCAGGTTACTTATATTATGCATGAACTTGCTAAGAGCGGGCTTGCAGTAAATACAGCGGCAACAACGATAGAAGAGGCGGCGGATGAGATTATGAAGCTGTTTCAAGACAGGCAAGAGGTGTAA
- a CDS encoding methylglyoxal synthase: MNDKYVTFTIGRRKNIALIAHDNEKPKLIEWCQEHYDILKEHKLYGTGTTARMIADKTGLIVKGYNSGPLGGDQQIGAKIVEGVIDFVVFFSDPLTAQPHDPDVKALMRIAQVYDIPMAINKATADFLIRSVYMDTEYDHEVMNFQKNIEERAETL, from the coding sequence ATGAACGATAAGTATGTGACATTTACGATTGGGCGGAGAAAGAACATTGCGCTGATCGCCCATGATAATGAAAAACCGAAACTGATTGAATGGTGTCAGGAGCATTATGATATTTTGAAGGAACACAAACTCTATGGTACCGGAACAACGGCACGAATGATCGCTGACAAAACCGGTCTCATCGTGAAAGGGTATAATAGCGGCCCGTTGGGCGGAGATCAGCAGATCGGCGCGAAGATCGTAGAAGGTGTGATAGACTTTGTTGTGTTTTTTTCCGATCCACTGACAGCTCAGCCACATGATCCGGATGTAAAGGCGCTGATGAGGATTGCACAGGTGTATGATATTCCTATGGCAATCAATAAAGCGACAGCAGACTTCCTGATCAGATCGGTCTATATGGATACCGAATATGACCATGAAGTGATGAATTTTCAAAAGAATATTGAAGAGCGCGCAGAGACATTATAA
- a CDS encoding YhcH/YjgK/YiaL family protein: protein MIFGNIKNLEEFAYLEKGIQECFAYAAENDLKNFEKGSHPIDGERLFVNIVEYETTTPENRFWEAHREYLDVHFMLDGEEQINLNFIENMEQKEFVPKDDFLPLEGAANSHVILKKGDFLVCYPHDGHMTAIQVEEPKKVKKAIFKVRIQ, encoded by the coding sequence ATGATTTTCGGAAATATTAAAAATCTGGAAGAATTTGCTTATCTGGAAAAAGGAATTCAGGAATGTTTCGCATACGCAGCAGAGAATGATCTGAAAAACTTTGAAAAAGGAAGTCATCCGATCGATGGAGAGCGTTTGTTTGTAAATATTGTAGAATATGAGACAACAACACCGGAAAATCGGTTTTGGGAAGCGCACAGAGAATATCTGGACGTTCATTTCATGCTTGACGGGGAAGAACAGATTAATCTGAATTTTATTGAAAATATGGAGCAAAAAGAATTTGTTCCGAAAGATGACTTCCTGCCGTTGGAAGGCGCTGCAAATAGTCATGTAATATTAAAAAAGGGTGATTTCCTTGTATGTTATCCGCATGACGGTCATATGACAGCGATTCAGGTGGAAGAACCAAAAAAAGTGAAAAAAGCAATTTTTAAAGTGAGAATTCAATAG
- a CDS encoding N-acetylmannosamine-6-phosphate 2-epimerase: MNNIESIKGKLIVSCQALPHEPLHSSFIMGRMALAAKEGGAHGIRANTKEDIQEIHSQVDLPVIGIVKRDYEDSKVYITPTMKEIDELMEVGVEIIALDATINTRPGGKTLTEFYKEIREKYPDQLLMADCSTVEEMLYADELGFDFIGTTLVGYTEQSKGLKIEHNDFEIIREVLAKAKHPVIAEGNINTPEKVKRVIELGAYSVVVGSIITRPQLITKSFADVLE; this comes from the coding sequence ATGAACAACATAGAAAGTATTAAAGGAAAATTAATCGTATCCTGTCAGGCGCTTCCGCATGAGCCGCTTCACTCTTCTTTTATCATGGGAAGAATGGCGCTTGCAGCGAAAGAAGGCGGTGCACATGGAATTCGTGCCAACACAAAAGAAGATATTCAGGAAATCCATTCCCAGGTAGATCTTCCGGTCATTGGAATTGTGAAACGAGATTATGAAGACAGTAAAGTATATATCACACCGACCATGAAAGAGATTGATGAGCTGATGGAAGTCGGCGTGGAGATTATTGCATTGGATGCAACGATCAATACACGGCCGGGCGGAAAGACGCTGACAGAGTTTTATAAGGAAATTCGGGAGAAATATCCGGATCAGCTTCTGATGGCAGACTGTTCTACCGTAGAAGAAATGCTTTATGCAGATGAGCTTGGCTTTGATTTTATCGGAACAACATTAGTTGGCTATACAGAGCAGAGCAAAGGGCTTAAAATCGAACATAATGACTTCGAAATTATTCGCGAAGTATTGGCAAAGGCAAAACATCCTGTTATTGCAGAGGGAAATATTAATACGCCTGAAAAAGTAAAAAGAGTTATTGAACTGGGCGCATACAGCGTAGTGGTCGGCTCCATTATTACAAGACCACAGCTAATTACAAAGAGCTTTGCGGACGTATTAGAATAG